A part of Aspergillus flavus chromosome 5, complete sequence genomic DNA contains:
- a CDS encoding uncharacterized protein (of unknown function-domain containing protein) has protein sequence MTRAPSDKPTGEYRQYLPDLSLKRFQVMRTQDAHEYAHDFKTIHNPPWLHALYMHWLDLLQEPFKGVTTDGNVRPGLFTLQDEDIPIGKIVSAVESLLSIVDNKQRQALSYHIDSPEWRTWSNPEFLLSHKGLRLDEVNTETRDAILNVLKATLSPEGYDKAIKAMRINHFLGELVESPKVMNEFSYNFVLFGRPSTTRPWGWSFYGHHLCLNVFLYKGQIVASPWFTGAEPNEIDSGPYAGTRIMQVEEELGLRLMQSLSPDLQREARVYAEMHDPAMPPGRWNKDDQRHVCGAYRDNREVPYEGILASSLNEEQKKLLYGILEQYLLYLPERSRKMKLDHIRQFESETYFSWIGGFGDEDPFYYRIQSPVILVEFDHHSGVFLNNEEPKKFHIHTLLRTPNGGDYGYALRPLIPAVEGIVGEDIKWEKSAL, from the exons ATGACGCGCGCACCATCAGACAAGCCTACGGGCGAGTACCGCCAGTATCTCCCCGACCTGAGCTTGAAACGGTTCCAGGTAATGCGCACTCAAGATGCGCATGAATATGCCCATGATTTTAAGACAATTCACAACCCACCATGGTTGCATGCGCTGTACATGCACTGGTTGGATTTGTTGCAGGAGCCTTTCAAGGGTGTCACGACTGATG GAAATGTCCGACCTGGACTATTCACATTACAAGATGAAGACATTCCCATCGGCAAAATCGTAAGCGCAGTTGAATCGCTACTCTCCATAGTAGACAACAAACAACGCCAAGCACTCTCATATCACATCGACTCCCCCGAATGGCGCACATGGTCAAACCCCGAATTCCTCCTCAGCCACAAAGGTCTCCGTCTCGACGAAGTCAACACCGAAACCCGCGACGCAATTCTCAACGTGCTCAAGGCCACGTTGTCACCAGAAGGCTATGACAAAGCCATCAAAGCCATGCGCATCAACCACTTCCTAGGCGAGCTCGTCGAATCACCAAAGGTGATGAACGAGTTCTCCTACAACTTCGTCCTGTTCGGACGTCCCTCTACCACCAGACCGTGGGGTTGGTCATTCTACGGCCACCATCTCTGTCTGAACGTGTTCTTGTATAAGGGCCAGATCGTCGCCTCGCCGTGGTTCACAGGCGCAGAGCCCAATGAGATCGACTCCGGTCCGTATGCAGGCACCCGCATTATGCAGGTCGAGGAGGAACTCGGTCTCCGACTTATGCAGTCACTCAGTCCAGATCTCCAGCGGGAGGCTCGCGTGTATGCCGAGATGCATGACCCCGCAATGCCACCTGGTCGCTGGAACAAGGATGACCAGCGGCATGTGTGTGGTGCGTATCGGGATAACCGAGAGGTTCCGTACGAGGGCATCCTCGCTTCATCGCTCAAcgaggagcagaagaaatTGCTCTACGGTATCTTGGAACAGTATCTACTTTACCTCCCCGAGCGATCCCGGAAGATGAAACTGGATCACATCCGGCAATTCGAGTCGGAGACGTATTTCTCCTGGATTGGTGGttttggtgatgaggatcCGTTTTATTATCGGATTCAGAGCCCCGTGATCCTCGTTGAGTTTGATCATCACTCCGGCGTCTTCTTGAACAATGAAGAGCCGAAGAAGTTCCACATCCACACTCTGCTGCGCACGCCTAATGGGGGTGACTACGGATATGCCCTGCGGCCGTTGATTCCTGCTGTGGAGGGGATAGTGGGGGAGGACATTAAGTGGGAGAAGTCGGCTCTTTAG
- a CDS encoding uncharacterized protein (expressed protein), producing MQLIYTLIFTSPYRMIPRGVLPTLSPQRTCGERKTPYPSAVDSILRLLRIPNSWGWTCGVMLLGLTHIMVKAPRQFYRFTYHAISILCFTSIFFLSISPSPVFNSLKHFLIIYSHNCRLVSFLKLTQRYVVAFRTKHYESCDILVSKLRQLEGGD from the coding sequence ATGCAGCTTATCTATACTTTGATTTTCACTTCCCCATATCGGATGATCCCCCGTGGCGTTCTCCCCACACTTTCCCCACAGCGCACCTGTGGAGAGCGGAAAACTCCTTATCCGTCGGCCGTCGATTCCATTTTAAGGCTGCTACGGATTCCTAATTCCTGGGGGTGGACTTGTGGGGTGATGTTGCTGGGGCTTACGCATATTATGGTGAAGGCACCCCGGCAGTTCTACCGATTTACGTATCATGCTATATCCATCTTGTGTTTTACGtcaattttcttccttaGTATTTCTCCGAGTCCCGTCTTTAATAGTCTGAAGCACTTTCTCATAATATACAGTCATAATTGCAGGTTGGTGTCCTTCCTGAAACTTACACAACGCTACGTGGTTGCCTTCAGAACGAAGCATTATGAATCTTGCGATATCCTTGTAAGCAAGTTACGACAGCTAGAAGGGGGTGATTAA
- a CDS encoding beta-galactosidase, which translates to MASLMKVYKLWVDIIAQNPANRHELTRHVFSAEDPEKPLQDIVTWDEYSILVRGERILFFSGEFHPFRLPSPGLWLDVFQKIRALGYSGVSFYLMWGLLEGEPGHVRTEGVFALDGFFNAASQAGIYLLARPGPYINAEVSGGGFPSWVQRIEGSVRTTDPTFLNATKNYISTIGEIISKVQITNGGPVILFQLENEYSICEGAPSHEELNFCLEKDYMAAIEQQFRDAEIVVPFVNNDAVALGDWAPGTGQGAIDIYGFDNYPFGWGNGYASPENWTQITDPLTQYNFSQHQSMSPGTPFSIIEFQGGAPDPWGGTGADVCAEMVSNIFARVFYKINYDFRITIFNLYMMLGGTNWGNLGYSSGYTSYDVGAAIIEDRQITREKYSEIKLEAQFLQVSPAYITSKPHSPCSGCYTNASALMTTRLQGESTNFYIIRHSNYIVTQSTSYEWRANTSQGSITVPQPGGSSTLHGRDSKFHVTDYDLGGINLIYPTAETFTWRRHGSKSVLVLYGGEDEIHEFAVDSNLGNATTIEGSNVRLGKRGATFVVQWDHLDVYLLWRNEAYQYWVMDLPAPEPLDLHASPSRTNSSVIVKAGYLLRNASISENTLHLTGDVNATSTVELISAPPGCCSDVLYDGNRLQNISNTNGRVSGVVPYIDPKLAIPEMESLEWRYLDSLPEGEEKSLYLSTQGGYAYGHSVWLDSTYLGSWQGNPAIQNYNQTLQFPQSLQGDEHYVLTILIDNLGLDLNFELNTNTMKSPRGLLDYDLSGHNSWKITGNLGGEQYREHSRGPLNKGSTFVERQGYHLSGALNSTKAEWQTRTPQEGLSAAGVGLFATTFSLDYPQGYDIPTSVYVTIPTTHQSIVNNTGPQTEYPIPEGILNHHGGNYLAHHFLGSGRKWGKAGRD; encoded by the exons ATGGCAAGCTTGATGAAAGTCTATAAACTATGGGTTGATATAATTGCACAGAACCCCGCAAATCGACATGAGCTGACTAG GCATGTTTTCTCCGCTGAGGATCCGGAGAAACCCCTCCAGGATATTGTAACTTGGGATGAATATTCTATCCTTGTTCGCGGGGAACGTATACTCTTTTTCTCCGGCGAATTTCATCCTTTCCGTTTGCCTTCCCCAGGACTATGGCTCGATGTGTTTCAAAAGATCCGAGCACTAGGATATTCTGGCGTTTCATTTTATCTCATGTGGGGTCTACTCGAGGGTGAGCCCGGACATGTGCGTACCGAAGGCGTCTTTGCCCTCGATGGGTTCTTTAATGCTGCTAGTCAAGCAGGTATTTACCTCCTTGCGAGGCCCGGACCGTATATCAACGCCGAGGTCTCTGGCGGTGGCTTCCCCAGTTGGGTCCAACGGATCGAGGGTAGTGTTCGAACAACTGACCCAACTTTCTTAAATGCTACAAAAAACTACATTTCCACCATCGGTGAAATCATTAGCAAAGTGCAGATCACCAATGGAGGACCGGTTATCTTGTTCCAGCTAGAGAACGAATACTCAATATGTGAAGGAGCCCCCAGTCATGAGGAGCTTAACTTTTGTCTCGAGAAAGACTACATGGCAGCCATTGAACAACAATTTAGAGATGCAGAGATTGTTGTGCCGTTTGTCAACAACGACGCCGTAGCTCTGGGTGATTGGGCACCTGGGACTGGTCAAGGGGCTATTGATATTTATGGGTTCGACAATTACCCCTTTGGGTGGGGCAACGGCT ATGCAAGCCCGGAGAATTGGACACAGATTACAGACCCCTTGACACAGTACAACTTTAGTCAACATCAGTCTATGAGTCCTGGAACCCCGTTCTCGATCATCGAGTTCCAAGGAGGTGCTCCAGATCCATG GGGTGGCACGGGCGCTGATGTCTGCGCCGAGATGGTAAGCAACATCTTTGCAAGAGTGTTCTACAAGATTAATTATGATTTCCGCATCACTATTTTCAACCTTTATATG ATGCTTGGCGGCACTAATTGGGGTAACTTGGGCTATTCATCTGGGTATACTTCCTACGATGTCGGCGCAGCCATCATCGAGGACCGCCAGATCACTCGAGAGAAGTATAGCGAAATAAAGCTGGAGGCGCAGTTCCTACAGGTCTCTCCAGCATATATTACATCGAAGCCTCACAGTCCCTGTAGTGGTTGCTATACGAATGCAAGCGCTTTAATGACGACTCGCCTTCAAGGAGAAAGTACCAACTTCTACATCATACGCCATTCAAACTATATCGTTACGCAGTCAACATCCTATGAATGGCGGGCTAATACAAGCCAGGGGAGTATCACGGTTCCTCAACCGGGAGGTTCTTCGACTCTCCATGGACGTGACTCCAAATTCCATGTTACGGACTATGATTTAGGGGGCATCAACCTAATATATCCAACTGCGGAAACTTTCACCTGGAGGAGGCATGGGTCTAAGTCTGTGCTCGTCCTGTACGGTGGTGAAGACGAGATCCATGAGTTCGCGGTGGATAGCAACCTCGGGAATGCAACAACCATCGAAGGCTCTAATGTCAGGCTTGGGAAAAGGGGGGCAACATTTGTCGTGCAATGGGAT CACCTGGACGTTTATCTACTCTGGCGGAACGAGGCCTATCAATACTGGGTCATGGACCTCCCTGCTCCCGAACCATTGGACCTGCATGCTTCTCCATCAAGAACCAACTCGTCTGTCATTGTCAAGGCTGGGTATTTGTTACGCAATGCGTCTATTTCAGAGAACACTCTACACTTGACGGGAGATGTCAACGCAACATCGACAGTTGAGCTTATCTCCGCCCCTCCAGGCTGCTGTTCAGACGTACTGTACGACGGAAACCGTCTTCAGAACATCAGCAATACAAATGGTAGGGTGAGTGGAGTAGTACCGTACATAGACCCGAAATTAGCCATACCAGAAATGGAGAGTCTGGAATGGAGATACTTAGATTCGCTACCGGAA ggagaagagaaatctCTGTACCTGTCTACCCAGGGAGGCTACGCATATGGCCATTCTGTCTGGCTCGATTCCACCTACCTCGGGTCCTGGCAAGGGAATCCTGCCATACAGAATTACAACCAAACACTCCAATTCCCACAAAGTCTGCAAGGAGATGAGCATTACGTATTGACCATTTTAATTGATAATCTTGGGTTAGACCTCAACTTTGAACTGAATACCAACACCATGAAATCGCCGCGCGGCCTCCTCGATTACGATCTATCCGGCCATAACTCGTGGAAGATTACTGGTAACCTCGGCGGGGAGCAGTATCGCGAACATAGCCGTGGACCCTTGAACAAAGGATCTACTTTTGTGGAGAGGCAGGGCTATCATCTCTCAGGGGCCCTGAACTCGACTAAAGCAGAATGGCAGACCCGAACTCCACAGGAAGGCCTCTCAGCAGCCGGAGTCGGCCTTTTTGCGACCACTTTCTCACTTGACTACCCGCAAGGATATGACATTCCCACCAGTGTG TATGTCACCATCCCGACCACTCACCAAAGCATTGTT AACAATACCGGCCCTCAAACCGAGTACCCTATCCCAGAAGGCATCCTCAACCATCACGGGGGAAATTACCTCGCCCATCACTTTTTGGGCTCTGGAAGGAAATGGGGCAAAGCTGGACGGGATTGA
- a CDS encoding 3-propionate hydroxylase — MFPVQDPVDHDDVPILIIGSGPCGLLLAFMLARLGVRSLIVERYPTRLDAPKAHALSPRSLELCRQFGLDVNKIRNIGAAREDAHWVNFVTSLSGKLVGRLPYERMDAEVLNDTPTMIHNIPQPEFEDLIARELPNHDLVEVRKNHSFVRLENRNDCVLASIEDRSTQRVYTVRCTYLVGCDGAKSAVRRFLGIESEGEDSYETMMTIHINANMSPVIKERVGMLHWVIDPEVSGFIIGYDLSGNQVLICNFDSIKHPVESWNEALCRKVVSAAIGTNVPYDVLSYRPWILSRKVAKSYRVNRVFLAGDAAHSFPPTGGLGLNSGLGDVHNLAYKLAAVLRGLGGDSLLDSYEFDRRNVAMVNSQQSVKNGKQIFGLLKAFGTTDSNMEVARRNLYRNIEDRHAMKDINQGIENQREHFDNLGLHIGYIYGDHRIPENASIYRPVCIRGGRLPHAWIRLYSQEETALPPIDSSYVAELSPEEVEMKRYSTLDLCTFDAFTLIADQGTALHWKQALKEMCECLPAGMSYKLKIRLAIRGSDFDLQPGKNGEDWVQLTKLYDGNAILVRPDQHILECFKFPAGYSELLRVLREHLGWDTVVPDWHKVDSVL; from the exons ATGTTTCCTGTTCAAGATCCCGTCGACCATGATGATGTCCCTATCTTGATCATAGGAAGTGGTCCCTGTGGTCTCTTACTCGCTTTCATGCTCGCACGGCTCGGAG TTCGGTCATTGATCGTCGAACGTTATCCCACCAGACTGGATGCACCAAAGGCCCACGCACTGTCACCCAGATCACTGGAGCTATGCCGTCAATTTGGGTTGGATGTCAACAAAATCCGCAACATCGGGGCAGCTCGTGAAGACGCCCACTGGGTGAACTTCGTTACTAGTTTGAGCGGAAAACTCGTCGGGAGACTTCCATACGAGCGGATGGACGCCGAGGTCCTGAATGACACGCCTACG ATGATACACAACATTCCTCAGCCGGAGTTCGAGGATCTGATTGCTCGAGAATTGCCCAACCATGATCTAGTGGAAGTGCGCAAAAATCATTCGTTCGTTCGGTTGGAAAAT CGTAATGATTGTGTTCTCGCTAGTATTGAGGATCGCTCCACACAGCGAGTGTATACCGTGAGATGCACCTACCTAGTGGGTTGCGACGGGGCAAAGAGTGCCGTTAGGAGGTTCTTAGGTATAGAAAGTGAGGGAGAAGACTCAT ACGAAACTATGATGACCATACATATCAATGCTAATATGAGTCCCGTTATTAAAGAGCGGGTGGGTATGCTGCACTGGGTAATAGATCCGGAAGTATCTGGCTTCATAATAGGTTACGACCTATCAGGCAATCAAGTGCTGATATGCAACTTTGAC AGCATCAAGCATCCAGTTGAGTCTTGGAACGAAGCACTTTGTCGCAAGGTGGTCAGCGCTGCTATAGGTACTAATGTCCCTTACGATGTGCTCAGTTACCGACCTTGGATCCTGAGCAGAAAAGTAGCCAAATCGTATAGAGTCAATCGGGTCTTCTT AGCTGGAGATGCTGCTCATTCCTTCCCTCCGACTGGGGGACTCGGATTGAATAGTGGCTTGGGCGATGTGCACAACCTCGCATACAAATTAGCAGCAGTGCTTCGTGGGCTTGGCGGGGACTCACTACTGGACAGCTATGAATTTGATCGACGAAACGTGGCAATGGTAAACTCACAACAGAGCGTTAAGAATGGGAAGCAGATATTCGGGCTGTTGAAAGCTTTTGGGACCACTGACTCGAACATGGAGGTAGCAAGGCGAAATTTGTACCGGAACATTGAAGACCGTCATGCGATGAAAGATATCAACCAAGGTATCGAAAACCAACGAGAGCATTTCGACAATTTAGGTCTCCATATAGGCTATATTTATGGCGATCACCGAATTCCCGAGAACGCATCCATCTACCGTCCAGTCTGTATTCGTGGTGGACGCCTACCTCATGCTTGGATTAGGCTTTACTCCCAGGAAGAAACAGCGTTACCTCCAATTGATTCATCCTACGTGGCTGAGCTTTCGCCCGAGGAAGTTGAAATGAAACGATACTCGACGCTGGATCTCTGTACGTTCGACGCCTTTACTTTGATTGCGGACCAGGGTACGGCCCTACATTGGAAACAGGCTCTGAAGGAGATGTGCGAATGTCTTCCTGCAGGTATGTCATATAAACTGAAAATTCGCCTGGCTATTCGAGGCTCGGATTTTGACCTTCAGCCTGGCAAAAATGGGGAAGACTGGGTCCAACTCACGAAGTTGTACGATGGGAATGCTATTTTGGTCCGCCCAGATCAGCACATTTTGGAATGCTTTAAGTTTCCGGCCGGATATAGTGAGCTTCTGAGGGTGTTGCGAGAGCACCTGGGGTGGGACACTGTGGTTCCAGATTGGCACAAGGTTGACAGTGTTCTATAG